A genomic window from Salvia hispanica cultivar TCC Black 2014 chromosome 5, UniMelb_Shisp_WGS_1.0, whole genome shotgun sequence includes:
- the LOC125186344 gene encoding protein CYSTEINE-RICH TRANSMEMBRANE MODULE 3-like, with the protein MSQYDQHQQPAAYPEPPTSYPPPPAYVMAPPPMGYPTRDDNHQDHATIQTTSRGGGFFKGCLAGLCCCWCLDCCF; encoded by the exons ATGAGCCAATACGATCAACATCAACAACCTG CTGCATATCCGGAGCCACCAACTTCATACCCTCCTCCGCCAGCATACGTGATGGCGCCTCCACCAATGGGATATCCGACTAGGGACGACAACCACCAAGATCATGCCACCATCCAGACCACAAGCAGAGGCGGCGGCTTCTTCAAAGGATG TTTGGCCGGACTCTGTTGTTGCTGGTGCCTTGATTGTTGTTTCTGA